The following is a genomic window from Hymenobacter sp. APR13.
TTGCCGGACAGCCTAGCCACGCTGCGGGCCATGCTGACCCTGACGGCGGAGGTGCGGGAGGTAGTGGACGTGTGCGAAGCGCAAATCAGCAGTCCGCCCGTGGCCCTGGACCTACCCTACCCCTGCGCCCTGCAGCTGCACAGCCGCTATGGCCGCGACGAAATCCTGTGCGCGTTCGGGGTGTGGACGTTTGAGCGGAATCCGTCGGTGCGCGAGGGGGTGTGCTACGTAGCGGCGCTGAACACGGAGCTACTGTTTGTGACGCTTGAAAAGTCCAGCCGCAACTACTCCCCTACCACGCTCTACCACGACTATGCCATTAGTGACACGCTGTTTCACTGGGAGTCGCAGAACAGCACGGCCGAGGACACGCCCAAGGGCATCAGCTACATTCAGCACCAGGCGCAGGGCAAGCAGATTCTGCTGTTCGTGCGCGAGCGGAACCAGGATGCGGCGGGGCTGACCATGCCCTACGTGTTTCTGGGGCCGGTACGGTACCTGAGCCACCAGGGCAACCGGCCCATGGCCATTACCTGGGAGCTGGCCACGCCGCTGCCGGGGTTCCTGTGGCATGATGCCGGGAAGATGGCCGTGGGCTAGGTATTGACCGCCCTGAGGCGGGGCAAGGGCCACTGGTAATTTTGCGTGAGCGGTCTTCGTTTCGTTTGCGCCTGTTTTATCTTCGCTGCCTATGTCTGGTCTCTCGTTACCATCTGATTATCCGCAGTTCCTGACCGAGCTAAAGGCCCACATCCGCGAAACGCAGGTGCGGGCGGCGTTGGCGGTGAATTCAGAGTTGGTGTAGCTGTACTGGCGCATTGGCCGCAGCATCTTACTGCAAGAGCAACAGCAGGGTTGGGGAGCCAAAGTAGTTGCCCGACTGGCAACGGACCTGCGCACTGAGTTTCCAGCTATTACCGGCTTTTCTGCGCGTAACCTGCGGTATATGAAGGCGTTTGCAGAACAGTGGGCAGACGAAGCAATTTTGCAGCAGCTTGCTGCAAAATTGCCTTGGTTCCACAACTGCATCCTACTGGACAAGGTGAAAGACCCGGTCGAGCGGGCATGGTACGTGCAGCAGACCATTGAAAACGGCTGGAGCCGCAACGTGCTGGCCGCGCAGGTGGAAAGCGGCCTCTACCACCGGCAGGGCCGGGCGGTGAGCAACTTTAGCCGCACACTGCCCGCCCCGCAGTCGGAGTTGGCGCAGCAGATTCTGAAAGACCCGTACACCTTCGATTTCCTCTCCCTGGGGCCGGAGGCGCAGGAACGGGATTTGGAGCGGGGCCTGCTCGAACATGTGCGCTCCTTCCTGCTGGAGCTGGGCAAGGGCTTTGCGCTGGTGGGCAGCCAATACCACCTGGAAGTCGGCGGGCAGGACTACTACCTAGATCTGGTGTTCTATCACCTTAAGCTGCGGTGCTTCGTCGTCATCGACCTGAAGATGGGCGAGTTCAAGCCCGAGGACAGCGGCAAGATGAACTTCTACCTGGCAGCGGCCGACGACCTGCTGCGCCACCCGACCGACCAGCCCACCATCGGGCTGATTTTGTGCAAAAGTCAGAACCGGGTGGTAGCGGAATACGCATTGCGCGGCCTGAGCCAGCCGATTGGCGTGGCCGAGTGGCAGCTTACCACTACCCTGCCCGCGGAGCTGCGCCGCAGCCTGCCGACGTCGGAAGAGCTGGATGCCGTGCTCGGGAAGCCGGCGGCGGCGGTGGCGGCGCCGGGTCAGGGACCTGCCGGGCATAGTGCTGCAGCAGCGCCGAATTCTTCTGCTGGCCCCACTCAATAAGGTCAGGCGTGGCTGTATGAGTGGTTACGGATGCGCGGTCAGTTGGTGTATTTCTTTTTTATCGCCACCAATTTCTCGTCTAGCTCCTTCTTGGAAAACCACCGGCCGCGCACCATTACTCCACTGATCATGGTAGTATTTGCAATGTCCAGCAGTGGATTCGCGTCGAGTAACACGATATCGGCAGGTTGGTCCGCTTCAATTCTGCCCCGCTTGTCCTCTCCGAAATAGTGGGCAGCGTTGGACGTGCACGCTTGCAGAATGTGGGCGTTACTGATGCCGCACTGGGCGAACAGCTTCATTTCTTCAAAGTAGCTGTACCCCGGGATTACAAACACGCCGTCGCCGGGGCTCACCAGTAGATTGACGCCCTGTTTGTCTTTGCGCGGCAACAGTTTTTTGTACGTGTTTACCCGCAGGGCATAGGCGTCGTATTTGCGCTTGAGGGTGGTGCTATCGATGCCGTACAGCTCTTTTTCCCAGCGGGCTACCATCTCTTTCGGAACGTACTCAATACCGGGGGAGGCCAGCAGCTTCGGCTTCGGAATCTGATACCCGTAGATCAGGTACCAGTACAGGTCGGGACACGACCAGAGCTTCTTCTCCACGAACCTGGTCATGGCGGCGGCATAGCGCGTGCTGTCGTACAAATAGAGG
Proteins encoded in this region:
- a CDS encoding YhcG family protein, which produces MGRSILLQEQQQGWGAKVVARLATDLRTEFPAITGFSARNLRYMKAFAEQWADEAILQQLAAKLPWFHNCILLDKVKDPVERAWYVQQTIENGWSRNVLAAQVESGLYHRQGRAVSNFSRTLPAPQSELAQQILKDPYTFDFLSLGPEAQERDLERGLLEHVRSFLLELGKGFALVGSQYHLEVGGQDYYLDLVFYHLKLRCFVVIDLKMGEFKPEDSGKMNFYLAAADDLLRHPTDQPTIGLILCKSQNRVVAEYALRGLSQPIGVAEWQLTTTLPAELRRSLPTSEELDAVLGKPAAAVAAPGQGPAGHSAAAAPNSSAGPTQ